A window from Zonotrichia albicollis isolate bZonAlb1 chromosome 8, bZonAlb1.hap1, whole genome shotgun sequence encodes these proteins:
- the ELOVL1 gene encoding very long chain fatty acid elongase 1 — translation MEGIVTMYQDFMKKADPRIADYPLMQSPFLVMGILLGYVYFVLSLGPRLMANRKPLNLKKFMVLYNFFLVGLSLYIVYEFLMAGWLTGYTWRCDPVDFSQDPKALRMVSVAWLFVFSKFIELTDTVIFVLRKKNEQVTFLHLFHHSVLPWSWWWGAKFGPGGMGSFHAMINSMVHVVMYFYYGLSAAGPAFQKYLWWKKHITAIQLAQFVIVSVHISQYYFMPNCQYQFPIFIHLIWIYGTIFFILFSNFWYQSYTKGKRLPRVAQQAAQHNGSSIHENGTVTNGKVKAN, via the exons ATGGAGGGGATTGTGACTATGTACCAGGACTTCATGAAGAAAGCAG ACCCCCGCATCGCTGACTATCCACTGATGCAGTCCCCGTTCCTTGTGATGGGCATCCTTCTGGGATATGTCTACTTTGTCCTATCCCTGGGTCCCCGGCTAATGGCCAACAGGAAGCCTCTAAACCTGAAGAAGTTCATGGTGCTATACAACTTCTTTCTGGTGGGACTCTCCCTTTACATAGTCTATGAG TTCCTTATGGCAGGGTGGCTCACTGGGTACACCTGGCGATGTGACCCTGTGGACTTCTCACAGGACCCCAAGGCCCTCAGG ATGGTCAGTGTTGCTTGGCTCTTTGTTTTCTCCAAGTTCATCGAACTGACAGACACG GTCATCTTTGTCCTGCGGAAGAAGAATGAGCAGGTCACATTCCTGCACCTTTTCCACCACTCTGTTCTGCCATGGAGCTGGTGGTGGGGAGCCAAGTTTGGTCCAG GGGGAATGGGCTCATTCCATGCCATGATCAATTCCATGGTGCATGTTGTCATGTATTTCTACTATGGGCTCTcagcagcaggacctgcctttcAGAAGTACCTGTGGTGGAAGAAGCACATCACAGCCATCCAGCTG GCACAGTTTGTGATTGTCTCCGTCCACATCTCCCAGTATTACTTCATGCCCAACTGCCAATACCAGTTCCCCATCTTCATCCACCTTATCTGGATTTATGGGACCATCTTCTTCATCCTCTTCTCCAATTTTTGGTACCAGTCCTACACCAAGGGCAAGCGGTTGCCCAGGGTGGCTCAACAAGCAGCCCAGCACAACGGTAGCAGCATCCATGAAAATGGCACTGTCACCAATGGCAAGGTCAAAGCCAACTAG
- the CDC20 gene encoding cell division cycle protein 20 homolog isoform X2, producing the protein MAQFLFEADLHGLLKLDTPIPNAPPARWQRKAKESGPGPSPVGVSPMKPANRSHSSSKTPSKTPGKSGSKIQSTPTKPGGDRYIPNRSTMQMEMANFLLTKENDPAEDSPTKKEQQKAWAVNLNGFDVEEAKILRLSGKPQNAPEGYQNNLKVLYSQKMTPGSSRKTSRYIPSNPDRILDAPEIRNDYYLNLIDWSSQNFLAVALDNSVYLWNHATGEIIQLLQMDHPDVYISSVSWIKEGNYLAVGTSSAEVQLWDVQQQKRLRNMTSHCARVGTLSWNSYILSSGARNGHIHHHDVRVAEHHVATLAGHTQEVCGLKWSLDGRYLASGGNDNLVNVWPCTQGGGGDFAPIQTFTQHQGAVKAVAWCPWQMNVLATGGGTSDRHIRIWNVCSGACLSTVDTHSQVCSILWSTNYKELISGHGFAQNQLVIWKYPTMAKVAELQGHTARILNLTMSPDGTTVASAAADETLRLWRCFEMDPIKKKEKEKANCAKSSIIHQSIR; encoded by the exons ATGGCGCAGTTCCTGTTTGAGGCGGACCTGCACGGGCTGCTGAAGCTAGACACGCCGATCCCGAACGCGCCGCCTGCTCGATGGCAGCGCAAGGCCAAGGAGAGCGGCCCCGGGCCCAGTCCAGTCGGCGTGTCGCCCATGAAACCGGCCAATcgctcccacagctccagcaagACGCCGTCCAAGACACCCG GTAAATCTGGATCCAAAATTCAAAGCACCCCCACAAAGCCTGGGGGGGATCGCTACATTCCCAACCGCAGCACGATGCAGATGGAGATGGCAAATTTCCTCCTAACCAAAGAAAATGACCCTGCTGAGGATTCCCCTACCAAGAAG GAGCAACAGAAAGCCTGGGCAGTGAATCTGAATGGCTTTGATGTAGAAGAGGCAAAGATCCTCCGCCTCAGTGGAAAACCACAGAATGCTCCAGAAG GCTATCAGAATAACCTGAAGGTGCTTTATAGTCAGAAAATGACACCTGGATCCAGCAGAAAGACTAGCAGATACATTCCTTCAAACCCAGACCGGATATTGGATGCACCAGAGATCCGCAACGACTACT ATCTGAATCTCATAGACTGGAGCTCCCAGAACTTCCTGGCAGTGGCTCTGGACAACTCTGTTTATCTGTGGAATCACGCTACTGGGGAGATTatccagctgctgcagatggaTCATCCGGATGTGTACATTTCTTCTGTGTCATGGATTAAAGAAGGAAACTACCTTGCTGTCGGCACAAGTAGTGCTGAGGTTCAG CTATGGGACGTTCAGCAGCAGAAACGTCTCCGAAACATGACCAGCCATTGTGCCCGTGTGGGAACCCTCAGCTGGAACAGCTACATCCTCTCCAG TGGTGCACGGAATGGGCACATCCATCACCATGATGTCAGAGTGGCTGAACATCACGTGGCCACCCTTGCTGGCCACACACAGGAGGTGTGTGGACTCAAATGGTCTTTAGATGGGCGCTACCTGGCCAGTGGTGGCAACGACAATCTGGTGAACGTCTGGCCGTGCACCCAAGGTGGGGGTGGAGACTTTGCTCCTATACAGACCTTCACTCAGCACCAGGGTGCTGTCAag GCTGTGGCGTGGTGCCCGTGGCAGATGAATGTTCTAGCCACTGGAGGTGGCACTAGTGACAGACATATCCGCATCTGGAACGTCTGTTCTGGTGCCTGCCTCAGTACTGTTGATACCCATTCCCAG GTCTGTTCTATCTTATGGTCGACTAACTACAAGGAGCTCATTTCAGGCCATGGATTTGCACAAAATCAGCTAGTTATATGGAAATATCCAACAATGGCCAAGGTTGCAGAGCTGCAAG GTCATACTGCTAGAATCCTGAACCTGACCATGAGCCCGGATGGTACAACAGTGGcatcagcagctgctgatgAAACGCTGCGGCTCTGGCGCTGTTTCGAGATGGACCCCatcaagaagaaggagaaagagaaagcaaactGTGCCAAAAGCAGTATTATTCACCAGAGCATCCGCTGA
- the CDC20 gene encoding cell division cycle protein 20 homolog isoform X1, translating into MLRSGRGGRAAVARPRTMAQFLFEADLHGLLKLDTPIPNAPPARWQRKAKESGPGPSPVGVSPMKPANRSHSSSKTPSKTPGKSGSKIQSTPTKPGGDRYIPNRSTMQMEMANFLLTKENDPAEDSPTKKEQQKAWAVNLNGFDVEEAKILRLSGKPQNAPEGYQNNLKVLYSQKMTPGSSRKTSRYIPSNPDRILDAPEIRNDYYLNLIDWSSQNFLAVALDNSVYLWNHATGEIIQLLQMDHPDVYISSVSWIKEGNYLAVGTSSAEVQLWDVQQQKRLRNMTSHCARVGTLSWNSYILSSGARNGHIHHHDVRVAEHHVATLAGHTQEVCGLKWSLDGRYLASGGNDNLVNVWPCTQGGGGDFAPIQTFTQHQGAVKAVAWCPWQMNVLATGGGTSDRHIRIWNVCSGACLSTVDTHSQVCSILWSTNYKELISGHGFAQNQLVIWKYPTMAKVAELQGHTARILNLTMSPDGTTVASAAADETLRLWRCFEMDPIKKKEKEKANCAKSSIIHQSIR; encoded by the exons ATGCTGCGgagcgggcggggcgggcgagCGGCGGTGGCGCGGCCGAG GACCATGGCGCAGTTCCTGTTTGAGGCGGACCTGCACGGGCTGCTGAAGCTAGACACGCCGATCCCGAACGCGCCGCCTGCTCGATGGCAGCGCAAGGCCAAGGAGAGCGGCCCCGGGCCCAGTCCAGTCGGCGTGTCGCCCATGAAACCGGCCAATcgctcccacagctccagcaagACGCCGTCCAAGACACCCG GTAAATCTGGATCCAAAATTCAAAGCACCCCCACAAAGCCTGGGGGGGATCGCTACATTCCCAACCGCAGCACGATGCAGATGGAGATGGCAAATTTCCTCCTAACCAAAGAAAATGACCCTGCTGAGGATTCCCCTACCAAGAAG GAGCAACAGAAAGCCTGGGCAGTGAATCTGAATGGCTTTGATGTAGAAGAGGCAAAGATCCTCCGCCTCAGTGGAAAACCACAGAATGCTCCAGAAG GCTATCAGAATAACCTGAAGGTGCTTTATAGTCAGAAAATGACACCTGGATCCAGCAGAAAGACTAGCAGATACATTCCTTCAAACCCAGACCGGATATTGGATGCACCAGAGATCCGCAACGACTACT ATCTGAATCTCATAGACTGGAGCTCCCAGAACTTCCTGGCAGTGGCTCTGGACAACTCTGTTTATCTGTGGAATCACGCTACTGGGGAGATTatccagctgctgcagatggaTCATCCGGATGTGTACATTTCTTCTGTGTCATGGATTAAAGAAGGAAACTACCTTGCTGTCGGCACAAGTAGTGCTGAGGTTCAG CTATGGGACGTTCAGCAGCAGAAACGTCTCCGAAACATGACCAGCCATTGTGCCCGTGTGGGAACCCTCAGCTGGAACAGCTACATCCTCTCCAG TGGTGCACGGAATGGGCACATCCATCACCATGATGTCAGAGTGGCTGAACATCACGTGGCCACCCTTGCTGGCCACACACAGGAGGTGTGTGGACTCAAATGGTCTTTAGATGGGCGCTACCTGGCCAGTGGTGGCAACGACAATCTGGTGAACGTCTGGCCGTGCACCCAAGGTGGGGGTGGAGACTTTGCTCCTATACAGACCTTCACTCAGCACCAGGGTGCTGTCAag GCTGTGGCGTGGTGCCCGTGGCAGATGAATGTTCTAGCCACTGGAGGTGGCACTAGTGACAGACATATCCGCATCTGGAACGTCTGTTCTGGTGCCTGCCTCAGTACTGTTGATACCCATTCCCAG GTCTGTTCTATCTTATGGTCGACTAACTACAAGGAGCTCATTTCAGGCCATGGATTTGCACAAAATCAGCTAGTTATATGGAAATATCCAACAATGGCCAAGGTTGCAGAGCTGCAAG GTCATACTGCTAGAATCCTGAACCTGACCATGAGCCCGGATGGTACAACAGTGGcatcagcagctgctgatgAAACGCTGCGGCTCTGGCGCTGTTTCGAGATGGACCCCatcaagaagaaggagaaagagaaagcaaactGTGCCAAAAGCAGTATTATTCACCAGAGCATCCGCTGA